One segment of Acidimicrobiales bacterium DNA contains the following:
- a CDS encoding nitronate monooxygenase: MRTDVTDMLGIEFPIFAFSHCRDVVAAVSKAGGLGVLGAVSHTPEQLEIDLDWIEAEIGDRPYGVDLIVPAKYAGDETGGYTMDDVRALIPPAHQEFVEDILRRYSVPDLPEDEDPGGAGLDFSDKVHVPFSASSAGPQLEITLAHRAAFVANALGPPPQFLIDRVKEEGRLVGALAGKAVHAERHVQAGVDIIIAQGYEAGGHTGEIGSMVLIPEVVDAVAPVPVLGAGGIGRGRQMAAAMALGAQGVWCGSVWLTTDEAETQPVVKEKMLVATSDDTLRSRSLTGKPARMLKSAWTEEWERSDTPEPLGMPLQPILASRAQRRISRGAFTAGSDAEKLANYFVGQIVGTMNQRKTSSQVVFEMLDEFIETVERLGRLLES; the protein is encoded by the coding sequence ATGCGTACCGACGTGACCGACATGCTCGGCATCGAGTTCCCGATCTTCGCCTTCTCGCACTGCCGCGACGTGGTCGCTGCGGTGTCGAAGGCCGGCGGTCTCGGGGTCCTCGGTGCCGTGTCGCACACGCCCGAGCAGCTCGAGATCGACCTCGACTGGATCGAGGCCGAGATCGGCGACCGGCCCTACGGTGTCGACCTCATCGTGCCCGCGAAGTACGCCGGTGACGAGACCGGTGGCTACACCATGGACGACGTCCGCGCGCTGATCCCGCCCGCGCACCAGGAGTTCGTCGAAGACATCCTCCGCCGCTACTCGGTCCCCGACCTGCCCGAGGATGAGGACCCTGGCGGAGCTGGGCTGGACTTCAGCGACAAGGTGCACGTTCCGTTCTCTGCGTCCTCGGCTGGCCCACAGCTCGAGATCACCTTGGCCCATCGTGCCGCGTTCGTCGCCAACGCGCTGGGCCCGCCTCCGCAGTTCCTCATCGACCGGGTGAAGGAGGAGGGTCGGCTCGTCGGTGCCTTGGCCGGTAAGGCGGTTCACGCCGAGCGCCACGTCCAGGCCGGTGTCGATATCATCATCGCCCAGGGTTACGAGGCGGGTGGCCATACCGGAGAGATCGGATCCATGGTCCTCATCCCCGAGGTGGTCGACGCGGTCGCGCCGGTCCCCGTGCTGGGTGCTGGTGGTATCGGTCGGGGCCGCCAGATGGCCGCGGCGATGGCCCTCGGCGCGCAGGGCGTGTGGTGCGGTTCGGTCTGGCTCACCACCGACGAAGCCGAGACTCAGCCAGTGGTGAAGGAGAAGATGCTCGTCGCCACCTCCGACGACACGCTGCGCTCGCGCTCGCTCACCGGCAAGCCCGCCAGGATGCTCAAGTCGGCCTGGACCGAGGAGTGGGAGCGGTCCGACACCCCAGAACCGCTCGGCATGCCGCTCCAGCCGATCCTGGCGTCGCGTGCGCAGCGGCGCATCAGCCGGGGCGCGTTCACCGCTGGTTCGGATGCTGAGAAGCTAGCCAACTACTTCGTCGGACAGATCGTCGGCACCATGAACCAGCGCAAGACCTCGAGCCAGGTGGTGTTCGAGATGCTCGACGAGTTCATCGAGACCGTCGAGCGTCTCGGCCGCCTGCTCGAGAGCTGA
- a CDS encoding TIGR03084 family metal-binding protein: protein MTVDVKRVAADLAAEQEVLDAVVSALDDDQWRLDTPSAGWTIADQIGHLTYFDGVAAQAIEDPQGFAASRDELMAASLDGGADAAEDFMLGRYRAMAPPELLAAWRDNRSRLARAAAGLSDGDRIEWYGPSMGAKSFLTARLMETWAHGQDVLDAARSAGVHARREPTDRLRHIAQLGVITRAWSYLNRGLDVPEDEVRVELEAPSGDTWTWGPDNATDVVRGPAEDFCLVVTQRRHPHDTRLAVQGDLARDWLAHAQAFAGPPTEGPVATSLPE, encoded by the coding sequence ATGACCGTCGATGTGAAGCGCGTGGCCGCGGATCTTGCCGCGGAGCAGGAGGTGCTCGATGCGGTGGTGTCGGCCCTCGACGACGACCAGTGGCGCCTCGACACACCGAGTGCCGGCTGGACCATCGCGGATCAGATCGGCCACCTCACCTACTTCGACGGCGTCGCCGCCCAAGCCATCGAGGACCCGCAAGGCTTCGCCGCCAGTCGCGACGAGCTGATGGCGGCCTCGCTCGACGGCGGCGCGGACGCGGCGGAGGACTTCATGCTCGGCAGGTACCGCGCCATGGCTCCGCCCGAGCTCCTCGCCGCCTGGCGGGACAACCGCAGCCGCCTCGCCCGTGCTGCCGCGGGACTGAGCGACGGCGACCGGATCGAGTGGTACGGCCCGTCGATGGGTGCCAAGTCGTTCCTCACCGCCCGGTTGATGGAGACCTGGGCGCACGGCCAGGACGTTCTCGACGCCGCGAGGAGCGCGGGTGTCCACGCGCGGCGCGAGCCCACCGATCGGCTTCGCCACATCGCGCAGCTCGGTGTGATCACCCGGGCGTGGTCGTACCTCAACCGGGGCCTGGACGTGCCCGAGGACGAGGTGCGCGTCGAGTTGGAGGCCCCGTCCGGTGACACCTGGACCTGGGGTCCTGACAACGCGACCGATGTGGTCCGCGGGCCGGCCGAGGACTTCTGCCTGGTCGTCACCCAGCGCCGCCACCCGCACGACACGCGCCTAGCGGTCCAGGGCGACCTGGCCCGCGACTGGCTCGCTCACGCCCAAGCCTTCGCCGGTCCACCCACCGAAGGCCCCGTCGCCACCTCCCTACCCGAATGA